A region from the Ammospiza nelsoni isolate bAmmNel1 chromosome 1, bAmmNel1.pri, whole genome shotgun sequence genome encodes:
- the NDUFA4 gene encoding cytochrome c oxidase subunit NDUFA4: MVLSTILTHAKKHPALIPLFVIIGSGGVGASLYLMRLAMFNPDVSWDKKNNPEPWNKMAPNDQYKFVAVNMDYSRLKKDRPDF; this comes from the exons ATGGTGCTGAGCACCATCCTCACCCACGCGAAGAAGCACCCGGCC TTGATTCCTCTGTTTGTGATCATTGGATCTGGAGGTGTTGGTGCAAGCCTGTATCTGATGCGTTTGGCAATGTTCAACCCTGACGTCAG CTGGGACAAGAAAAATAACCCAGAACCTTGGAACAAAATGGCTCCCAATGACCAGTACAAG TTTGTCGCGGTTAATATGGATTACAGTCGCCTCAAAAAGGACCGTCCTGACTTCTAA